One window of Salvelinus fontinalis isolate EN_2023a unplaced genomic scaffold, ASM2944872v1 scaffold_0065, whole genome shotgun sequence genomic DNA carries:
- the LOC129842780 gene encoding endothelial zinc finger protein induced by tumor necrosis factor alpha-like — protein MRRHHLTHTGEKPYSCSVCGKSFTQSGHLKEHQQSHSGEKHHCLICLKQYIRAEDLKIHHRVHTGERPYRCAECGKSYIRSKNLRAHKLTHQRTGSGGKSDGEMAATIQVKVKEEEEEEEVGGFINAEGEEEEEVGGFINAEGEEEEESVGGFINAEGEEEEEEEVGGFINAEGEEEEESVGAFINAEGEEVGWSFPDLNESPVHGSSGSEGGSLPTSHINKDPGDQSRTKATESQGPDPRHEDITQTPGINVHIVDEEKEEVKEEDEVGGFINSEGEEFDWDSVQHSESPDCGLDSKAIPATSEHPEHQESHKTKTSHRCSVCGRECYKLSVLQIHMRIHTGEKPYPCPDCGKKFAHLGAMRRHLLTHTGEKPYSCPVCGKSFTQSGHLREHQQSHSGEKPHLCLVCGRGFSRASDLRIHHRVHTGERPYSCDYCGKRYGRCQKLRAHQRTHHSDRTHADTGEETK, from the exons ATGAGACgacaccatctcacacacacaggagagaagccttactcctgctctgtgtgtgggaagagtttcaccCAATCAGGACATCTGAAAGAGCACCAACAGTCTCACTCCGGAGAGAAGCACCACTGTCTGATCTGTCTGAAACAGTATATCAGAGCAGAAGATCTGAAGATTCACCACAGAGTTCATACGGGAGAAAGGCCCTACCGCTGTGCAGAGTGTGGCAAGAGCTACATCAGGTCAAAGAATCTCCGGGCTCACAAGCTGACTCACCAGAGGACAGGAAGTGGTGGTAAAAGTGACGGGGAGATGGCAGCTACTATCCAGG TGAAagtgaaggaggaggaagaagaggaggaggttggTGGTTTTATCAatgctgaaggagaggaggaggaagaggttggTGGTTTTATCAatgctgaaggagaggaggaagaggagtcgGTTGGTGGTTTTATCAatgctgaaggagaggaggaggaagaggaggaggttggTGGTTTCATCAatgctgaaggagaggaggaagaggagtcgGTTGGTGCTTTCATCAATGCTGAAGGAGAGGAAGTTGGCTGGAGTTTCCCTGATCTCA ATGAGAGTCCTGTCCATGGCTCTTCTGGTAGTGAAGGAGGAAGTCTCCCTACATCACACATCAACAAG GATCCCGGTGACCAATCCCGCACCAAAGCTAcagagtcccagggtcctgatcCAAGACATGAGGACATCACTCAAACACCTGGGATCAACGTTCATATTgtagatgaggagaaggaggaagtgaaagaggaggatgaagtTGGTGGTTTCATCAATTCTGAAGGAGAAGAATTTGACTGGGATTCTGTTCAACATA GCGAGAGCCCTGACTGTGGCTTAGACAGCAAAGCGATTCCCGCTACATCAGAACATCCTGAACACCAGGAGAGTCACAAAACTAAGACGTCCCACCGCTGCTCAGTGTGTGGCAGAGAGTGCTACAAGCTCTCGGTACTACAGATCCACATGAGAATCCATACGGGAGAGAAGCCGTACCCCTGCCCCGACTGTGGCAAGAAGTTCGCTCACCTGGGAGCCATGAGAAGACACCTACTCACACACacgggagagaagccttactcctgccctgtgtgtgggaagagtttcaccCAATCAGGACATCTGAGGGAGCACCAGCAGTCTCACTCCGGAGAGAAGCCTCACCTGTGTCTGGTCTGTGGGAGAGGGTTCTCTAGAGCGTCAGACCTCAGGATACACCACAGAGTTCACACAGGGGAGAGACCGTACAGCTGTGACTACTGTGGGAAGAGATACGGCCGCTGTCAGAAGCTACGGGCTCACCAACGGACACACCACAGTGACAGGACACACGCTGATACTGGAGAAGAGACGAAGTGA